A window of Cryptomeria japonica chromosome 3, Sugi_1.0, whole genome shotgun sequence contains these coding sequences:
- the LOC131036583 gene encoding uncharacterized protein LOC131036583, translating to MVGFNNFVNASQLCDIKPNNGRFTWTNKRRAFTNIRERLDRFLISKGWMETDSFVSTILPYSASHHFPNLLKMDSQHRCSKGYFIFQSMWWRDLDLKSKLEGWWKESDIFKGTLSFRFVRILNFLKSKLKEWNMTCFKYIFVEKAWIEEELQFLNDKIISSGMGCSEFETEKRLKEELLEILAREKNYWRDEARETWLREGDLNMKFVHASVKVRRGINRIGRIRDSKGGWCLEEQSIGEEAVKFFESVLCNNAPLDRAKLSLVLEVIPRPVSEEDN from the coding sequence ATGGTAGGCTTCAACAACTTTGTGAATGCTTCTCAGTTGTGCGACATTAAGCCTAACAATGGGAGATTCACGTGGACAAACAAAAGGAGGGCTTTCACCAATATCCGTGAGAGACTAGACCGATTCCTCATATCCAAAGGATGGATGGAGACGGATTCTTTTGTCTCTACCATTCTGCCATATTCTGCTTCTCACCACTTCCCAAATCTACTCAAAATGGATAGTCAACATAGATGTTCTAAAGGATATTTTATATTCCAGTCCATGTGGTGGCGGGATCTGGATTTGAAGTCCAAGTTAGAAGGTTGGTGGAAGGAGAGTGATATATTCAAGGGTACATTGAGCTTCAGGTTTGTTCGCATATTGAACTTCCTTAAATCCAAGTTGAAGGAGTGGAACATGACATgtttcaaatatatctttgtggAAAAGGCTTGGATAGAGGAAGAGTTACAATTTCTTAATGACAAGATTATTTCGAGTGGTATGGGTTGCTCCGAATTTGAGACGGAAAAGAGGCTGAAGGAAGAGCTATTAGAAATTCTGGCAAGAGAAAAAAATTATTGGAGAGACGAAGCCCGAGAAACTTGGTTGAGAGAAGGAGATCTCAACATGAAATTTGTTCACGCTTCAGTGAAAGTGAGAAGAGGGATTAATAGAATTGGCAGGATTAGGGACTCGAAAGGAGGTTGGTGTTTGGAAGAGCAGTCCATAGGTGAGGAAGCGGTGAAGTTTTTTGAATCAGTCCTATGTAATAATGCTCCATTAGATAGGGCCAAACTGTCCTTGGTTTTGGAAGTTATCCCTAGGCCAGTGTCGGAGGAAGATAACTAG